A genomic stretch from Theropithecus gelada isolate Dixy chromosome 2, Tgel_1.0, whole genome shotgun sequence includes:
- the XYLB gene encoding xylulose kinase isoform X4, translated as MAEHAPRRCCLGWDFSTQQVKVVAVDAELNVFYEESVHFDRDLPEFGATLEAHVAHDRATINLVPE; from the exons ATGGCGGAGCACGCCCCTCGCCGCTGCTGCCTGGGCTGGGACTTCAGCACGCAGCAG GTAAAGGTTGTTGCTGTTGATGCAGAGTTGAATGTCTTCTACGAGGAAAGTGTGCATTTTGACAGAGACCTTCCAGAATTTGG AGCAACCTTGGAAGCACATGTGGCACATGACAGAGCCACCATCAACCTggttcctgaatga